In Paludibaculum fermentans, the genomic stretch CTCCAAATCCCTGGGAAGCGTACCTTCCGCAGCCTCATTCCTGTGATTCATACAGTTGAGACGCTGCCGGCGGCTGGACCGCTCTCTGTCTAGCATTTTATAAATTGCTATTGACATGTTTTTTACATCATGTAGAATTCTTTTGTGATCTATCATCCCGGTTCCCGCACTTGCGCTTCCCTTCCTCTGCTGCTGCTCCTGATGGCCCCGCTCTCGTGTGCCACCGAGCCATTTGAACTGTGGGACAGGCGCGTGCCGTTTCCGCCGGTGGAGATCATGCCGTTCCTCTCGACGGTGACGCATGTCTCGGTGGAGCGAGCCACCCCGCAGGGCCCGTTCTATCTGCACGAATCGGGCATCGCCTACTACAAGGGACAACTCCATGCGATCTGGGCCAATGGGCCCACGGAGCTGAACTTCTATGAAGAGTCCACCCGGACTAGAGTCTCCAACGACAAGGGCATGACTTGGTCCGCCTCCACCGAAATTGCGCCTGGAGGTCCCCAGTTCGCCCACAATCACCCGGTGATCTTCACGCACAAGGGCCAACTCTGGGCCTACGCGGCGAACTTTAACAAGGAAGAGAAACGGCCGCGGGTCAAGGCGTTCCTGTTCAACGCCAAGTCAGGCAAGTGGGAAGCGAAGGGGCTGGTCATGGAGGACTTCGTGCCCTTCGATCCGCCGAAGAAGATGGCGGATGGCAACTGGATTCTGACCGGGGAGAAGAGCTTCGATACCAATCCACGGGTGCTCATCAGCAAAGGCGACGATTTCTCGCACTGGACGCCCGTCGACCTGCCGATGCCGGAAGGCATGAAACTGATCTTTCCCGAGACCACGACGCTGGTGTATCCGGACGAACTCATTGCGGTGACTCGAAACAGCCTTGCTCCGCGCGCGCTGGTATCGGTCAGCAGGGACAACGGCCGCCATTGGAGCCCACTGGAAGCCAGCAACCTGCCGATGGTGGCCTCGAAGCCCCTGGGCGGAGTGCTTTCCACGGGGCAGCGCTATCTCATCTCCAATACTCCGGACAAGGGCCGCCAATTGCTCACCATTGCGGTGACGGCTCCGGGAGAGCGGAAGTTCTCCAAAGTCTGGAAGATCCGTCATCAGGGCTACCCTGTGAGGCGGTCCACCCAATACGTTCCGCTCGAGGCCAAGGATGGCACCACTCACTGGGCGTACCCGGCGGCCCTCGAGTTGGACGGCAAGCTCTACGTTACCTACTCGGTCGCGAAGGAAGACTGTGAGCTGTCCATCATTCCACTCACAGCGCTGCGCGTTGATTGAGTTGAACAGAATTCAGCATAGAACTCAAAAAAGGATGTCCACGATGCTCCGTTTGCATATCACGGTTCTCGCCGCGGCAATGCTGCCGGTCTTGTTCATTCCAGCCGCGGTTGCCCAGGCGACGCTCGGCTCCATCTCGGGAAGGATCGCTGACCAGTCATCCGCGGCGATTCCCGGCGTCACCGTGACGCTGACGAATCTGGCCACGGCGCAGACCAAGGTCGCGACCACCAGCGCGGACGGCTATTACATCTTCAGTTCGCTACAGCCGGGCCGCTACGCGAGCCGGGCGGAGTTTGCCGGCTTCAAGTCGGCGGTCACGCCGGAAATTGTCCTGCAACTCGGGCAGGTGCTGACGCAGGATTTGCAGATGAGCGTGGGTGAGGTGAGCACGACGGCGGAGGTGACGGCGGAAGCTCCGCTGGTGCAGCGCGAATCCGCCGCTCTCGGGCAAGTGATTACCAGCCAGCAGGTCGTCGAAATGCCTCTGAACGGCCGCAATTTCCTATCACTGTCGCTGCTGATTCCCGGTGCGGCTGAGAATCCCGGCGCGCAAAGCCAGTTCAGCATCAATGGCCAGCGCGGCAACCAGACCTCGCTGCTGTTCGACGGGCTGGATTCGCGCATGGTGCAAAATGGCAGGCCGGCCGTTACGCCGTCCGTCGACGCAATCCAGGAGTTCAGGATCGACCAGAACTCAACGTCGGCAGCGTATGGCAGCGGCACGGCGGTGATCAATGCGGCCCTGCGCTCAGGCACGAATCAGCTCCACGTCGTATTGTGGGAGTTCCTGCGAAACAACGCCTTGGATGCGCGAGGCTATTTCGACACGGTGCAGCCTTCCTTGCGACGCAACCAGTTCGGCTTCACTGTGGGCGGACCCATCCGGCGCAACAAGACCTTCTTCTTTGCCAACTACGAAGGCGGCCGCCGGCGGCAGTCGTCCACGCAGTATGCACTCATCCCTACTCCGGCTGAATTGAGCGGCAATTTCGCGGCGGGACAGACTATATACGATCCACTGACCTTGAGCGGGAATCAGCGGCAGGCGTTTCCGGGGAATGTCATCCCGACAAACCGGCTGTCCCAGTTTGGGAAGGCCGCCGCCGGGCTGTATCCGCAGCCCAATCTGGGTAGCGTCACCGGCTTCAACTACGCGGGTTCATCCATCGCGCCCGAAGACGCCGACCAGGTGCATATCCGCATCGATCATCAGATCAACGCCAAGACCACTTTATTCGGACGTTTCAGCAGGACCAACAGCGACTCGCTCGGCTACACCACCCCGCTGCCATACAGCGGAACGACAGCAAAGAACAGCGGCACGCAGATCGTCCTAAACGTGAACCGCATTTTCACCCCAGCGCTGCTGAACTCACTCACGATGGGCTACACCTACGGCAACAGCGTGAGCAAGATCCTGCTTGCCGACCGGCCGATCTCTGTCACTGATTTTGGCCTAGGGAATCTCAAGATCACCGGCGATACACAGGGCATGCCGCTGCTGGCCGTCACCGGGTATGCGCAGATGGGTTCGCCGATCAACAATCCGACGGGCGGCCGACAGGACTACTACCAGCTCACAGACGATGTGACGTGGACCCGCAACCGGCACAACATCAAATTCGGGGCCGATTTCCGGCAATACCGTCCTTCGATCTACGACCAGCAGACCCCGAACGGTAGTCTGAGCTTCGATGGCCGCTATACGAATCAACCCGGCGTGGCGAGGACAGGCAGCGCAGTAGCCGATCTCGTCCTGGGCAATCCGTTCTCGGCGTTAGTCACCCAGATGGTCGAGTCCAACGGCATTTGCACC encodes the following:
- a CDS encoding exo-alpha-sialidase, with protein sequence MPFPPVEIMPFLSTVTHVSVERATPQGPFYLHESGIAYYKGQLHAIWANGPTELNFYEESTRTRVSNDKGMTWSASTEIAPGGPQFAHNHPVIFTHKGQLWAYAANFNKEEKRPRVKAFLFNAKSGKWEAKGLVMEDFVPFDPPKKMADGNWILTGEKSFDTNPRVLISKGDDFSHWTPVDLPMPEGMKLIFPETTTLVYPDELIAVTRNSLAPRALVSVSRDNGRHWSPLEASNLPMVASKPLGGVLSTGQRYLISNTPDKGRQLLTIAVTAPGERKFSKVWKIRHQGYPVRRSTQYVPLEAKDGTTHWAYPAALELDGKLYVTYSVAKEDCELSIIPLTALRVD
- a CDS encoding TonB-dependent receptor, encoding MLRLHITVLAAAMLPVLFIPAAVAQATLGSISGRIADQSSAAIPGVTVTLTNLATAQTKVATTSADGYYIFSSLQPGRYASRAEFAGFKSAVTPEIVLQLGQVLTQDLQMSVGEVSTTAEVTAEAPLVQRESAALGQVITSQQVVEMPLNGRNFLSLSLLIPGAAENPGAQSQFSINGQRGNQTSLLFDGLDSRMVQNGRPAVTPSVDAIQEFRIDQNSTSAAYGSGTAVINAALRSGTNQLHVVLWEFLRNNALDARGYFDTVQPSLRRNQFGFTVGGPIRRNKTFFFANYEGGRRRQSSTQYALIPTPAELSGNFAAGQTIYDPLTLSGNQRQAFPGNVIPTNRLSQFGKAAAGLYPQPNLGSVTGFNYAGSSIAPEDADQVHIRIDHQINAKTTLFGRFSRTNSDSLGYTTPLPYSGTTAKNSGTQIVLNVNRIFTPALLNSLTMGYTYGNSVSKILLADRPISVTDFGLGNLKITGDTQGMPLLAVTGYAQMGSPINNPTGGRQDYYQLTDDVTWTRNRHNIKFGADFRQYRPSIYDQQTPNGSLSFDGRYTNQPGVARTGSAVADLVLGNPFSALVTQMVESNGICTMRWTHLAYYLQDDFKLTTRLTLNFGIRYEYDTPYRFIRNDAYVWSQSDGRFLIPGKDIARQYNPDRNNFAPRLGFAYSISPKMVIRGGAGVFYGFIRGLELQNAHANPPFLVNSTVNSGALTYTLPAGVFNPPSRDVTATTNLFSANPDFRTNYNYEWNLTVQRQLAQSISLQAAYVGSSSHKLIGRALINQARPDPASATATPIQGRRPFTGAGDISITDSIDNANYHALQVTGEKRLGAGWNFLAAYTWSKAMGIGEGNADQSAIGNQYVSRHVYYGPTAFSQPQRFTLSSNYELPFGKAKRFASNQSPLVDKVIGGWSLSLIGTFFAGEFQTPTSNVSANVGRVDKNVPSCIANPNLPADQRSLQRWFDKSAIVAQPFGTFGNCGIGVVQVPGTNNIDLAVLKNIRIGEGIRMQLRGEAFNALNHPSFGGPGLTTGSASFGAISSTRTAMRSLQIGLKMYW